One Pyrus communis chromosome 4, drPyrComm1.1, whole genome shotgun sequence genomic region harbors:
- the LOC137732238 gene encoding protein trichome birefringence-like 5, which produces MAVATTTSNSTTQKNRYTFTALLFITLFLFAIFVFSKRALEPSLFLYKDLLPQIPSFSSSLTHSNLSLLNSTTPLKVAVDPPSPPLPCPPPPPSGTDSPSPEPEEPPTHQPTSSNSETNEPTESNDGTEQDPGSGNGNPFGEMGEIGCDLYAGTWVKDEHYPLYEPRSCPYVDEAFDCQNNGRSDSEYLKWRWKPQGCDLPRFNATDFLVRLRGKKLMLVGDSMNRNQFESILCLLREGLHNKSRMREIHGHKITKGRGYFVFKFEDYDCTVEFVRSHFLVKEGVRINAQGSSNPTLSIDQIDKTAKRWKRADILVFNTGHWWTHGKTARGKSYYKEGDYLYPKFDASEAYRRALRTWANWIDHNINPSKQLVFYRGYSSAHFRGGDWDSGGSCNGEKEPVLSGAILDNYPLKMKIVDEVIKDMRIPVRLLNVTRLTNFRKDGHPSIYGKNATAGKKVSTRKQDCSHWCVPGVPDAWNELIYATLVLQKTNSKSKIS; this is translated from the exons ATGGCAGTGGCAACAACAACATCCAATTCCACGACCCAAAAGAATCGCTACACCTTCACTGCTCTCCTATTCATCACCCTCTTCCTCTTCGCCATTTTCGTCTTCTCCAAGCGAGCTCTCGAgccttctctttttctctacAAAGATCTCCTTCCCCAAATcccatctttttcttcctcgCTTACCCATtccaatctctctctcctcaactCCACAACCCCACTAAAGGTAGCTGTAGACCcaccttctcctcctcttccttgtcctcctcctcctccttctggCACCGATTCCCCCTCCCCAGAACCAGAGGAGCCACCAACCCACCAACCCACTTCGTCCAATTCAGAAACTAATGAGCCGACGGAGTCCAATGACGGAACTGAGCAAGACCCAGGTagtggaaatgggaacccaTTCGGGGAAATGGGTGAAATTGGGTGTGATTTGTATGCGGGGACTTGGGTGAAAGACGAGCATTATCCGCTTTACGAACCGCGTTCTTGTCCATATGTCGATGAAGCTTTTGATTGCCAGAACAATGGAAGGAGTGACTCTGAGTATCTCAAATGGCGGTGGAAGCCTCAGGGATGTGATCTTCCAAG GTTTAATGCAACAGACTTCTTGGTGAGATTACGGGGTAAAAAGTTGATGCTGGTAGGAGATTCCATGAATCGGAACCAGTTCGAGTCAATCCTTTGCCTCCTCCGTGAGGGCTTGCATAATAAAAGCAGAATGCGCGAGATTCACGGCCACAAAATAACTAAGGGAAGAGGttactttgttttcaaattcgag GACTATGACTGTACAGTAGAATTTGTGAGGTCACATTTCCTGGTGAAGGAAGGAGTCCGCATTAATGCGCAAGGGAGTTCAAATCCAACTCTCTCAATAGATCAAATTGACAAGACTGCTAAACGTTGGAAGAGGGCTGACATTCTTGTATTTAACACTGGCCATTGGTGGACTCATGGAAAAACTGCTCGAGG GAAAAGCTACTATAAAGAGGGAGATTATCTTTATCCAAAGTTTGATGCATCTGAGGCCTACAGAAGAGCTCTGAGGACATGGGCAAACTGGATTGATCATAATATTAATCCATCAAAGCAGTTGGTCTTCTATCGTGGTTACTCTTCTGCCCATTTCAG AGGTGGAGATTGGGATTCAGGTGGGTCATGCAATGGAGAAAAAGAACCAGTCTTAAGTGGAGCCATACTTGATAACTATCCTTTGAAAATGAAGATAGTGGATGAAGTGATTAAAGATATGCGGATTCCAGTGAGGCTGCTGAATGTGACAAGGTTGACCAATTTCCGCAAAGATGGCCATCCATCTATCTATGGCAAGAATGCAACTGCTGGCAAAAAAGTTTCCACAAGGAAGCAAGACTGCAGCCATTGGTGCGTTCCTGGGGTCCCTGATGCATGGAATGAGCTCATTTATGCCACTTTAGTTTTACAGAAAACGAACTCAAAGAGTAAAATTTCATAG